One genomic region from Drosophila subpulchrella strain 33 F10 #4 breed RU33 chromosome 2R, RU_Dsub_v1.1 Primary Assembly, whole genome shotgun sequence encodes:
- the LOC119552150 gene encoding RNA-binding protein fusilli isoform X5 yields the protein MALKRHKHHIGARYIEVYRASGEDFLAIAGGASNEAQAFLSKGAQVIIRMRGLPYDATAKQVLDFFTTGDTPPCHVLDGSEGVLFVKKPDGRATGDAFVLFAHETDAPKALGRHRESIGQRYIELFRSTTAEVQQVLNRSMDPKNYESGGGHSQPPLIAQLPTMQLPLLPQVGAHSLAHSLGASHANLCPPVPPPALPLPTQHLITSGTTKNCIRLRGLPYEAMVEHILHFLDDFAKHIIYQGVHMVINAQGQPSGEAFIQMDQEESARLCAQRRHNHYMMFGKKYRYIEVFQCSGDDMNMVLNGGLASPVAQPPPPHLGHAHKQQSLLAATTGMFSSAGQSPTTVAAGTAQSPLGGTHTPHTHPHSHAHAHAPGHAHAAAAAAAAAAAHHGLSPSSAMLPGLSAAAAASASGLASLMSAAAAGQPSSAAAAAHSAASLQNAAVTLTPQGYALNPFSLPPPPTASAASTPFLLAQQQAQFIAQQSLLVRQQAEQQQQQQQQQQQQQLYASAMLQQHPLYLQHQQQQQQQLYASAMLQQGQPQFVLMQRPSAAYLPPFPLSYMSAAGAGSGVGVSPGAAAAAAGAAAAAATSASAAGNSSLSQSMKRSYENAFQQEAAGAAAAASAAKRALNRQSSNVYSYFNSGI from the exons ATGGCGCTCAAGCGGCACAAGCACCACATCGGAGCCCGCTACATCGAGGTGTACCGGGCCTCGGGCGAGGACTTCCTGGCCATCGCCGGCGGTGCCTCCAATGAGGCACAGGCCTTCCTCTCGAAGGGCGCCCAGGTGATCATTCGGATGCGGGGACTGCCCTACGACGCCACCGCCAAGCAAGTG CTGGACTTCTTCACCACTGGCGACACGCCGCCCTGCCACGTTCTCGACGGGAGTGAGGGCGTGCTATTCGTCAAAAAGCCGGACGGACGGGCCACCGGGGACGCCTTCGTGCTCTTCGCCCACGAGACGGACGCGCCCAAGGCGCTGGGACGTCACCGCGAGTCCATCGGCCAGCGGTACATCGAGCTATTCCGCTCCACGACGGCCGAGGTGCAGCAGGTGCTCAACCGGTCGATGGACCCCAAGAACTACGAGTCGGGCGGCGGGCACAGCCAGCCGCCGCTGATCGCCCAACTGCCCACGATGcagctgccgctgctgccgcAGGTGGGTGCCCACAGCCTCGCACACAGCCTCGGAGCCAGCCACGCTAACCTGTGCCCCCCCGTGCCacctcccgctctccctctccccaCACAGCACCTCATCACCTCGGGCACCACCAAGAACTGCATCCGGCTGCGCGGACTGCCCTACGAGGCGATGGTCGAGCACATCCTGCACTTCCTCGACGACTTTGCCAAGCACATCATCTACCAGGGCGTGCACATGGTGATCAATGCACAG GGTCAACCAAGTGGAGAGGCCTTCATCCAGATGGACCAGGAGGAATCGGCCCGTTTGTGTGCGCAGCGCAGGCACAATCACTACATGATGTTCGGCAAGAAGTACCGGTACATCGAGGTGTTCCAGTGCTCCGGCGACGACATGAACATGGTCCTCAACGGCGGACTGGCCTCGCCGGTGGCccagccgccgccgccgcatctgggccacgcccacaagcagCAGTCCCTGCTGGCCGCCACCACGGGTATGTTCAGTTCGGCGGGTCAGTCGCCGACGACCGTTGCGGCCGGTACCGCTCAGTCGCCGCTCGGCGGCACTCATACACCACACACTCACCCGCACTCACATGCGCATGCGCACGCCCCGGGCCACGCCCatgcggcagcagcagcagcagccgctgccgccgcccaCCACGGATTGTCCCCCTCGTCGGCCATGTTGCCGGGTCTTTcggctgccgctgccgcttcCGCTTCCGGTTTGGCCTCCCTGATGAGCGCCGCCGCTGCCGGTCAGCCATCgtcggcagcagcagcagctcatTCCGCTGCCTCGTTGCAAAATGCCGCTGTGACTTTAACCCCTCAGGGTTACGCCCTCAATCCCTTCTCGCTGCCGCCTCCTCCGACCGCTTCGGCGGCCTCCACGCCCTTTCTGCTGGCCCAACAGCAGGCCCAGTTTATAGCCCAGCAGAGCTTGCTGGTGCGACAGCAGGctgagcagcagcagcagcagcaacaacagcagcagcagcagcaattgTATGCCAGTGCCATGCTGCAGCAGCATCCGCTTTACttgcaacaccagcagcagcagcaacagcaactgtATGCCAGTGCGATGTTGCAGCAGGGTCAGCCACAGTTTGTCCTCATGCAGAGACCCTCGGCCGCCTACTTGCCGCCCTTTCCGCTTAGCTATATGTCCGCTGCGGGGGCGGGTTCGGGAGTGGGCGTGTCCccgggagcagcagcagctgcagcaggagcggcagcggcagcagcaacatcggccTCTGCCGCGGGCAACTCCTCGCTGAGTCAGTCGATGAAGCGCTCGTACGAGAACGCCTTCCAGCAGGAAGCGGCTGGAGCGGCAGCGGCGGCCAGTGCGGCCAAAAGAGCCCTAAACCGTCAGTCCAGCAATGTTTATTCGTACTTCAATTCGGGGATCTAA